The Psilocybe cubensis strain MGC-MH-2018 chromosome 7, whole genome shotgun sequence genome has a window encoding:
- a CDS encoding putative gamma-glutamyl phosphate reductase, producing MSSETIAKSAKAAFEQSQLLTASERATALQAIRKQLELRKDDILTANAEDIKAARAEVDAGRMSEALLNRLDLRRGDKWESMLQGIDDVAALADPTGIVTYATELDDGLELYRVSCPIGVLLVIFEARPEVVVNIAALAIKSGNAAILKGGKESNRTTLVLSEAISAGLSQTAVPENYIQTIQTRDEVSSLLKQDRYIDLVIPRGSNSLVRSIQNSTTIPVMGHADGLCSVYLDEHANLEKALRVVVDSKIDYPSACNAAETLVVHESLLHTIWPAVAKALLDANVRLLCDPPTLDALKTISPVPSKLDSHVEASTPESYETEHLSLVISVVAVSSLQAAIQFINSHSSHHTDAIITENDTAASMFCRAVDSAGTFINASTRFADGFRYGFGTEVGISTGRIHARGPVGLEGLVIYKYMMKSKDSNGHIVGEFGSGKKQFKHKKISTTVLPF from the exons ATGAGTTCCGAGACGATAGCAAAGTCCGCAAAAGCTGCTTTTGAGCAATCCCAGCTCCTCACAGCCTCGGAGCGCGCCACAGCGTTGCAGGCCATTCGCAAGCAGCTGGAGCTACGAAAGGATGACATTTTAACGGCTAACGCGGAAGATATCAAG GCTGCTCGTGCCGAAGTCGATGCGGGACGAATGTCGGAGGCATTGCTAAATCGTCTCGATCTACGTCGGGGAGACAAGTGGGAGTCAATGCTCCAGGGAATTGACGACGTGGCTGCACTTGCGGACCCGACAGGCATCGTAACATACGCAACCGagctggatgatggattaGAGCTCTATCGGGTTTCATGTCCGATAGGCGTTCTGTTGGTCATATTTGAGGCCCGACCAGAGGTGGTAGTCAACATTGCCGCTTTAGCCATCAAGTCTG GAAATGCTGCGATTCTAAAAGGCGGTAAAGAGTCCAATCGCACAACGTTGGTTCTTTCCGAAGCCATCTCTGCGGGACTGTCACAGACGGCTGTCCCTGAAAACTACATTCAAACTATCCAAACTCGAGATGAAGTCTCGTCGTTGCTGAAGCAAGATAGATACATTGATTTGGTTATTCCAAGGGGAAGCAACAGTCTGGTTCGAAGCATACAAAACAGCACGACCATCCCCGTCATGGGACACGCGGATGGCCTGTGTTCTGTATATTTGGATGAACATGCGAACCTAGAAAAGGCTCTCCGTGTGGTTGTGGACTCAAAA ATTGATTATCCCTCTGCGTGCAACGCCGCTGAGACCTTGGTCGTTCACGAATCTCTGCTACATACAATCTGGCCAGCAGTAGCAAAGGCTCTATTAGATGCCAACGTGAGATTGCTATGCGACCCTCCAACTCTCGACGCCCTAAAAACCATCTCTCCCGTCCCATCGAAACTCGACTCACATGTCGAAGCTTCAACTCCAGAGTCGTATGAAACAGAACATCTTTCGCTAGTCATATCTGTCGTTGCTGTTTCCTCGTTGCAAGCCGCCATCCAGTTCATTAATTCTCATTCTTCACATCACACTGACGCCATTATCACTGAAAATGATACAGCCGCGTCCATGTTTTGTCGCGCCGTAGACTCTGCTGGTACTTTCATCAATGCTAGTACTCGTTTTGCAGACGGTTTTCGATACGGCTTTGGAACCGAAGTCGGTATCAGCACGGGAAGAATACATGCGCGTGGACCCGTTGGTTTGGAAGGTCTAGTGATATACAAGTACATGATGAAGAGCAAGGATTCGAACGGACACATTGTAGGAGAATTTGGCTCAGGCAAAAAGCAGTTCAAGCACAAAAAAATCAGCACCACTGTGCTGCCCTTCTAG
- a CDS encoding NASP-related protein sim3: protein MYIDRSTKTNASESTSATVTVESSVEHAKRAFALKKYEQAIDHYATALELATKQLGEDAPEVADLYFAYGKALLENAIAQSTVLGKEQPEEAIEEQNKASGSGSNKNGPILSFSGDADDAGDDEDHPIDLFGKAAAGQDEEEEEEGDEEDDGEPEDDFNAAWEVLDLARAIYDKQKNDEDDDEVKLKLADTYIALGDVSLETEKFDQAISDYEAGLELKVALLPGSSRQIAEAHYKLSMVLDLTSGRLSDAIAHAEKAQQSVEDRLVELKNGLAGTLPPLPEETLDSKGKGKSSQKRLIRDDYVQKMTTSHIESEIKELSGLRDDLALKVEELKTSPNESLSASAPALAAQQLDRELNGTSSSSAPIVVNDLSSMVKKKKKAPVEDVAATKRKAESEPEPLNVDKKARLEEPSS from the exons ATGTATATTGATAGATCAACGAAAACGAACGCCTCGGAATCTACTTCGGCCACTGTCACAGTAGAAAGCTCAGTAGAGCATGCAAAACGCGCGTTTGCATTGAAAAAATACGAGCAAGCTATCGATCACTATGCCACTGCCCTTGAACTCGC TACCAAACAGCTCGGCGAGGACGCACCTGAAGTCGCAGACCTCTACTTCGCTTACGGAAAAGCTCTTCTGGAGAACGCAATTGCCCAGAGTACTGTGTTAGGGAAGGAACAGCCAGAGGAGGCAATCGAAGAGCAGAACAAAG CTTCAGGCTCTggatcaaacaaaaatgGCCCTATTCTATCATTTTCGGGAGATGCGGATGATGCAGGAGATGACGAAGACCACCCTATTGACCTTTTTGGAAAGGCAGCTGCAGGacaggatgaagaagaagaagaagaaggagatgaagaggatgatggaGAGCCTGAAGACGACTTTAATGCTGCATGGGAAGTGCTTGATCTCGCTCGTGCCATCTATGACAAGCAAAAGaatgatgaagacgacgatgaagtaAAGCTCAAGTTGGCCGATACCTACATCGCACTCGGAGATGTATCGCTAGAGACCG AGAAGTTTGACCAGGCAATTTCAGATTATGAGGCCGGTCTCGAACTGAAGGTTGCCCTGTTGCCCGGTTCATCTCGCCAGATTGCGGAAGCCCATTATAAACTGAGTATGGTCTTGGATTTGACGTCTGGTCGTTTGTCCGATGCTATCGCGCACGCCGAAAAGGCGCAACAGAGCGTGGAGGACAGGCTGGTAGAACTTAAGAACGGTTTGGCAGGCACGCTCCCTCCTCTGCCAGAAGAAACCCTCGACTCcaaaggaaaaggcaaatCTTCGCAAAAACGTCTCATTCGCGATGATTATGtccagaagatgacgacTTCGCATATTGAAAGCGAGATCAAAGAGTTGTCTGGATTGAGGGATGATTTGGCACTCAAA GTGGAAGAATTGAAGACTTCGCCGAACGAATCCTTATCGGCTTCTGCTCCTGCTTTGGCGGCGCAACAGTTGGACCGAGAACTCAACGGtacatcatcgtcatctgcACCCATTGTCGTCAATGACTTGAGTTCAATggtcaagaaaaagaagaaagctCCCGTGGAGGATGTCGCTGCTACAAAGCGCAAAGCTGAGAGCGAGCCGGAGCCACTTAATGTCGATAAAAAGGCTAGGTTAGAAGAACCAAGCTCATGA
- a CDS encoding Salicylate hydroxylase, producing the protein MPQPLKDFTVAIVGGGMCGLACAYGFANAGIKADVFEAAAHYHEIGAGVGFGHNAIRVLRELGLFDTILKVSGQQKANQRLFNMISGTGDHEQVFDYAESSGQQGNEGLGVYRPVFLDAVMPLLDPTMISTHFNKRCVSVEQSNTGPQTLHFADGTTHEADVIIGADGIKSVTRSAIVSETDNRLAFSGTYAYRGLIPIDLLETEGIKADIRSRPHCWVGAGKARKRHGGDKMLTSEHSHPWVESVPQAEVLNRFSGWGNDVMIMLNHLKQPSRWSIHTLYPPLDSYVNGRVVLIGDAAHAMVPHLGAGVGQGFEDTYALCRLLGHPNVRKANIETALKIYNEIRPPRANMVLKRSLRAGKIYESYGPGLYDISKMRHNLMGIWEPVWRFDLMDQVGLAILKEFEDSPQSVEKQKNPSTTKR; encoded by the exons ATGCCGCAGCCGCTCAAAGACTTCACCGTGGCTATCGTTGGCGGAGGGATGTGTGGCCTTGCATG TGCTTATGGCTTCGCAAATGCGGGCATAAAGGCTGATGTATTCGAGGCAGCA GCACACTATCATGAAATAGGCGCAGGAGTTGGTTTTG GTCACAATGCCATACGCGTTCTGAGGGAACTTGGACTATTCGACACCATCCTCAAAGTCTCTGGCCAGCAGAAGGCTAATCAACGTCTATTCAATATGATCTCAGGTACAGGAGATCATGAACAAGTTTTTGAC TATGCGGAGTCCTCCGGCCAACAAGGAAACGAAGGACTGGGAGTCTATCG ACCTGTTTTTTTGGATGCTGTCATGCCACTTTTGGACCCAACCATGATAAGCACGCATTTTAACAAACGATGTGTGTCCGTTGAACAATCAAATACGGGACCTCAGACTCTACACTTTGCAGACGGCACTACCCACGAAGCGGATGTTATCATTGGGGCTGACGGTATAAAAAGCGTTACTCGTAGCGCAATTGTCAGTGAAACGGATAACCGACTGGCATTTTCGGGCACATACGCCTACCGAGGGTTAATTCCCATAGACCTCTTGGAGACTGAAGGAATAAAAGCTGATATCAGAAGTCGACCTCACTGCTGGGTTGGGGCAGGAAAGGCAAGA AAACGACACGGTG GGGACAAGATGCTCACTTCCGAGCATTCTCACCCATGGGTTGAAAGTGTGCCACAGGCTGAGGTTCTGAACAGATTTTCTGGCTGGGGCAACGATGTGATGATCATGCTTAACCATTTGAAACAACCGAGTCGATGGTCCATTCATACACTGTACCCACCACTAGACAGTTATGTTAATGGTCGTGTTGTCCTTATCGGTGACGCA GCCCATGCCATGGTTCCTCATTTAGGCGCCGGAGTCGGTCAAGGTTTTGAAGACACATATGCTTTATGTCGTCTTCTCGGACATCCCAATGTCCGAAAGGCGAATATAGAG ACAGCTCTCAAGATATACAACGAAATACGACCACCTCGTGccaacatggttttgaagagAAGTTTGCGAGCGGGAAAAATATACGAGAGCTATGGGCCCGGGTTATACGACATATCCAAGATGCGACACAATCTTATGGGGATATGGGAGCCTGTATGGCGGTTTGATCTTATGGACCAAGTTGGGCTCGCCATCTTGAAGGAGTTTGAGGACTCGCCGCAAAGCGtggagaaacagaaaaaccCATCCACAACGAAGAGATAA
- a CDS encoding ENTH domain-containing protein C19F8.03c: protein MSSYDKVVKLACKPKAAPPKAKYIDPIIAATWSDDGAVHDVCKALAPRLREPNAIVAFKALIVLHTMIRNGATDNVLSYLSSSEILRLRNITAGNWEGYAAPQNLQNYALYLDSRIRAYKDLKHDAVRVQAESNRDMRNSQSIEEDGYRGRKDRPIKTSASAPARSKTIMGRKLRSMTVEKGLLRETRAVHGMIDALVECRFYLDDLEDELTITALRMLVKDLLILFQAGNEGVINVLEHYFEMSHIDATEALKIYRNFCKQTEYVVEYLGVAKKLQNLLNVSIPNLKHAPVSLAGALQEYLDDANFEQNRIEYKTNKAATEGGPKSSANGKQTKAGEQSIDQILPIATINGKSAEASSSKAAPTVEVSKSGENKDVIDFFSSIDESQPTMFNPQTNSPSTAYFHQQASNPFGQMLTGQPMLQQPAQPLAFQPTGFVAPQQPNQPNPFANFLSPQVPQPTGHRPFSSYLPSHTTGFVPQQPTQQQQTQNPQQSNPLQTQQANFLQAQPHSQPQSQQSQSALFLSPQTQQPQQTNFLRPQQSGFLQPQATGANPFRQSMLIPQSTGMALFGGSSQTPSFGAPTFEMQSNPPSTLNTNSTTSAFSSLGSGPAASSSSFMAPKPSTFGTAGTNSTPARPASTPLTSTGSALSSTPQPVKTHQTGTKNPFGPITVPPPPVPKQPTLFELSSLSISNPNQVNFQPNQSSSQAQQQQPQATGFNFNTSALNPGASDISSVASSFAFSNSKPQTSTTSPPSITGSSATATGSTHMDTVFSSTLSAQPTGAMNSSTTPSMQPSASSLKPQMTGFSGLKPFKPSSSFGASLMESLPAIPGSVPTTPSVSGLPTTSGTTSPPNGSTFTSTVASPTNGITGNFAFLNTQPTGATGGLGGSFGSTLGVGLRPQMTGGGSANPFRASMATGGGNSGVSSFANFQPSPAINFGSSQPFNTGISGNQQQQPSSTNSLI from the exons ATGTCGAGCTACGACAAGGTCGTGAAGTTGGCCTGCAAACCAAAAGCTGCTCCTCCAAAGGCCAAA TACATAGACCCTATCATTGCTGCAACCTGGTCCGATGACGGCGCCGTCCATGATGTGTGCAAAGCCCTCGCCCCTCGCCTCCGAGAACCGAATGCTATT GTAGCATTTAAGGCTCTGATCGTGCTTCACACAATGATACGCAATGGGGCCACAGACAATGTACTTTCCTATTTGTCATCTTCGGAAATCCTTCGTCTGCGTAACATAACTGCAGGGAATTGGGAAG GATATGCTGCTCCTCAGAACTTGCAAAATTACGCACTCTATCTTGATTCTAGGATTCGGGCGTACAAAGACCTCAAACATGATGCCGTCAGGGTGCAAGCCGAAAGCAACCGGGACATGCGCAACTCACAATCGATCGAGGAAGACGGATATCGAGGCCGGAAAGATCGTCCCATTAAAACAAGTGCTTCCGCTCCTGCCAGAAGCAAGACCATTATGGGGAGGAAACTGAGATCTATGACTGTCGAGAAGGGCCTACTACGAGAAACGAGAGCTGTTCATGGAATGATTGATGCTTTAGTGGAATGCCGC TTTTATCTGGACGACTTGGAAGATGAGTTGACAATAACTGCATTACGCATGTTGGTCAAAGATCTGCTTATTCTTTTCCAAGCCGGAAACGAGGGTGTTATAAATGTCCTAG AGCACTACTTCGAAATGTCCCACATTGATGCAACAGAAGCCCTGAAGATATATCGCAATTTCTGCAAACAGACAGAATACGTGGTTGAGTACTTGGGAGTTGCCAAAAAGTTGCAGAACCTGTTAAATGTTTCTATACCAAATCTGAAGCAT GCTCCCGTTTCATTGGCTGGTGCCCTTCAGGAATATCTTGATGACGCCAACTTTGAACAAAATCGGATCGAATACAAGACTAACAAAGCCGCTACTGAAGGTGGGCCTAAGTCATCAGCCAACGGGAAACAAACCAAAGCAGGCGA GCAATCCATTGACCAAATTCTTCCTATAGCTACTATCAATGGCAAATCTGCCGAGGCATCATCATCCAAGGCAGCGCCTACCGTAGAGGTTTCAAAGTCCGGGGAAAACAAGGACGTAATTGACTTCTTTTCGTCTATTGACGAAAGCCAACCGACCATGTTTAACCCACAGACTAATAG CCCAAGTACGGCCTACTTCCACCAGCAAGCTTCGAACCCTTTTGGTCAAATGTTAACCGGGCAGCCTATGCTGCAACAACCTGCTCAACCACTTGCTTTTCAACCAACTGGATTCGTTGCTCCCCAACAACCCAATCAACCTAATCCGTTCGCAAATTTCTTGTCTCCACAGGTCCCCCAACCCACAGGTCACAGACCCTTTTCATCTTATCTGCCTTCTCACACTACAGGATTTGTTCCGCAACAACCTACCCAGCAGCAACAGACACAGAATCCTCAACAATCCAATCCTTTGCAAACACAACAGGCCAATTTCCTGCAAGCACAACCGCATTCGCAACCACAGTCGCAACAATCGCAGTCAGCTCTTTTTCTATCACCACAGACACAACAACCTCAGCAAACGAACTTCTTGCGACCACAGCAAAGCGGGTTTCTTCAGCCTCAGGCTACTGGTGCCAATCCCTTCAGGCAAAGTATGCTTATCCCCCAAAGTACTGGAATGGCTTTGTTTGGCGGAAGCTCTCAAACACCATCATTTGGCGCCCCAACCTTTGAAATGCAGTCAAACCCGCCTTCTACGCTAAACACAAATTCGACTACGTCCGCATTCTCTTCCCTAGGCTCAGGTCCAGcagcatcatcgtcgtcgttcaTGGCGCCAAAGCCCTCTACCTTCGGTACGGCTGGGACAAACAGCACACCGGCACGTCCGGCTTCTACACCACTTACTTCAACTGGATCAGCTCTTTCTTCAACTCCCCAGCCTGTAAAAACACATCAAACGGGGACGAAGAACCCTTTTGGTCCCATAACTGTTCCCCCACCTCCTGTTCCAAAGCAACCCACACTCTTTGAGTTATCATCCCTAAGCATTTCAAACCCAAACCAGGTCAACTTTCAACCAAACCAGTCTTCATCACAAgcacaacagcagcagccccAGGCAACTGGGTTCAATTTCAATACTAGTGCTTTGAATCCGGGGGCCAGCGACATATCCAGTGTTGCGTCATCTTTTGCCTTCTCAAATTCTAAACCACAAACATCGACaacttctcctccttccatTACTGGCAGCTCGGCGACAGCAACTGGATCCACTCATATGGACACAGTCTTCTCATCAACGTTATCGGCACAACCTACGGGCGCTATGAACTCTTCGACTACACCCTCAATGCAACCCTCAGCTTCGTCCCTCAAGCCACAAATGACAGGGTTTTCAGGACTGAAGCCTTTTaaaccatcatcatcttttGGTGCCTCGTTGATGGAATCACTACCTGCAATTCCGGGGTCGGTTCCAACTACACCTTCGGTGAGCGGTTTACCAACCACCAGTGGTACTACCTCTCCTCCAAACGGAAGCACGTTTACCTCCACAGTCGCGTCACCTACAAACGGAATTACCGGTAATTTCGCTTTCTTGAATACTCAACCTACAGGAGCAACTGGAGGTTTAGGTGGTTCCTTTGGCTCAACCCTTGGGGTTGGTTTGCGGCCCCAAATGACAGGTGGTGGTTCAGCCAATCCATTTAGAGCGTCGATGGCAACTGGTGGGGGTAACAGTGGTGTATCCTCTTTTGCCAATTTTCAACCGTCGCCTGCTATAAATTTCGGTTCATCTCAACCTTTCAACACCGGGATATCAGGaaaccagcagcagcaaccaAGCTCCACGAATTCATTGATATAG